The sequence GGCAGGTGGAGCGACTTCATGTACGCCTCATAGTCCTTCCCGTCCACAAAGCCATAGTTCGTCATGTACTTGATGTTGAACACGTTGTACACATCCACAAAGAGCTCAAGGTTGGCAAAGCCAAGACGGAAGTTCTTGGTCAGGCGGAGGTCCACGTTGTAGTAATCGCGCCACTGCACGTTATACTGGATGCCGGGTATAGTGCCACCACCGGTCCAAGTGAAGTGGTAGCCTGAACGCCACACGGCCAGCACATTCAGGCGCCAGTCGCCAAGCACAGACAGACCTAGCACCTTGGGGCCGAACTCCGGAGGTGTGAAAAAGTCAACATTGGCACGCGAATAAGGCCGCGGTACCGGTTTCTCTTGGTAGTGCGAACGGGTCTCGCGCTCGTAGCGCCGCTGCTCGGCAGGGTTCTCGTAGTACGTGCCGAAGCCGAAATTGCCGGCGGTGGTGACCTCGTAGGTGTAGTTGACGAAGCCCTGCACCCACGGTCCTCGGTTCTTTCGCAACGTCAACTCAAAGCCGCGCGTGTCCTGGTAGTTGTAGGGCTTGGTCACGCTATAGTTGACCTTGTTATCGCGACTGACGTACGTCACCAGCCGTGACTGGAGGGAGGCGTCCTTGTAGTAGCCTGCCAGGCGCAGCAAGAATTGGTTAAAAAGATTATGCTCGTACCCCAACTCGTATGCCACCGTTCTGGGCAGCGGATTGTTGGGGTCCGCCACCCTGGTCACGGCATTGTTGTCGGTGTACCTCCGCAACAAGAAGAGGTTCTCGGGCAACGGCAGCTGTCGGAAGTGGCCATAGTTGAAGTAGAGCTTGCTGTTGACCGTGATGGGAAAGGCCACGCCAAGCCGGGGACTGAGCTCGAAAATGCGTTTGGTGGGTTCTTTGGCCAGTAATGTATCGATGCCCAGAGAGCGCTCCGCAGAGAAGGCGCGCGTGAAGGGATCGTAGACATACCACTCGCCGCCGGCGTGCGAGTAATCGAGGCGTAGGCCCACGTTGGCGATCATACCTTCAAACTCCAGGTTGTCCTGGACGTATACTGCTCCGCGCACAGGGTAGGTGTGCCATTTGGATTTGGAGCGGCCGCTAGGCAGGAACTTGTCCACCGAGGCATAGTTCACGTTGTTGTCCGTGTACACAAGCTCCACACCCGTCTTGATGTTGTTGCTGCGGTTGACCTGGCTGGTGAAATCTGCGCGCAGAGACCAGACGGTGACCTTGCTGCTGTCCCGCGAGTTGCTCATGCCCACACCCATGCGTAGGCCCACGATGCCCGTGCTGGGTGCGGGTTGATAGCCAAAGGGAGCCTCGTCCACCCAGTAATTGTTGCCGAACAGGTAAACACGCGAAGTATCACGCGCCCGCCCTGGATTGGTGTCGTAACTGGTGTGGTAGCGCTGCAACGTTACCTCATAGAAGGTGGCCGGACTCAGCACATGGGTCAACTTGGCGCCGATGCTGTTGCGCCGATACGTGGACGGACACCAGTACGCATCCCCGAACATGCGGCCGTCGATGTACTTTGGCCCGTTGCTCAGGGCGTCAGCGATCCCCTCCGGACTACGGAAGATGCCCGCCAGCCCCGAGTTGTTGTCGTTAGTGCCAAACTCTTCGCCCAGCATCCCTTCCACCATAAGCTTGAGCCCGGGGCGCAAGTCGGAAGTGAGCTTGAGCTGGCCGTGGTAGTCGCGATAAAAGTCGGTCGACAGCGGCACGACGTACATCTCCCTCGTGCGCCGGTAAGAGGCGAAAAAGCGGAGGCCGCCGAGGTACTCACTCACCACCGGCACCGGCCCGCCAAAGCTCATGTCTACATCATAGTCGTGCTGCCTAACTTCCAGTATGCGCCGGTGTTCCCACAAGAAGACCTGCTGCGCTGCGGCGGGGCTCAAGTCGTCATTGGGGTCATCGTTCGCCAAGGTCTTGGCCGAGACCGCATTCCACCCCTCGAACTCCACGAACTGCTTCTGCATGTACTCGTCCCAGGCCCCATTCTTGGTGCCGGTCCAGCACACGGCGTCGTCCACGTAAGGTCGGATCCAGTAGGAGTCGCGGGAGTAAGGTGCATGCCCAAAATGCTTGGGCGCCGGGGGGCGATAGCGCCCGATGAAGCCCAAAGTGTACTTGTCGCGCCGTCCCTCCTTGGTGACCACGTTGATGAGCCCGGAACGGATGTTGCCGAACTCGGCGCTGAAGCCGCCGGTCTGGATTTTGATCTCGTCAACGGAAGTATAACT comes from candidate division KSB1 bacterium and encodes:
- a CDS encoding carboxypeptidase-like regulatory domain-containing protein encodes the protein MATAEGSCVMKLTDVLVMLLVVSVASISLAGTTGKIVGTVTDKETKAPLPGVNVIIEGTAMGAATNLQGYYVILNVPPGIYTVRASMIGYARVSATQVRVSIDQTTTVDFALEPQTLMGQEVTVVAERPVVQKDVSASVATLNFKEIEALPMVRVAEVVGLEAGVIGLTIRGGGSEQTNFVVNGFSLRDERTFQPYTGISYTSVDEIKIQTGGFSAEFGNIRSGLINVVTKEGRRDKYTLGFIGRYRPPAPKHFGHAPYSRDSYWIRPYVDDAVCWTGTKNGAWDEYMQKQFVEFEGWNAVSAKTLANDDPNDDLSPAAAQQVFLWEHRRILEVRQHDYDVDMSFGGPVPVVSEYLGGLRFFASYRRTREMYVVPLSTDFYRDYHGQLKLTSDLRPGLKLMVEGMLGEEFGTNDNNSGLAGIFRSPEGIADALSNGPKYIDGRMFGDAYWCPSTYRRNSIGAKLTHVLSPATFYEVTLQRYHTSYDTNPGRARDTSRVYLFGNNYWVDEAPFGYQPAPSTGIVGLRMGVGMSNSRDSSKVTVWSLRADFTSQVNRSNNIKTGVELVYTDNNVNYASVDKFLPSGRSKSKWHTYPVRGAVYVQDNLEFEGMIANVGLRLDYSHAGGEWYVYDPFTRAFSAERSLGIDTLLAKEPTKRIFELSPRLGVAFPITVNSKLYFNYGHFRQLPLPENLFLLRRYTDNNAVTRVADPNNPLPRTVAYELGYEHNLFNQFLLRLAGYYKDASLQSRLVTYVSRDNKVNYSVTKPYNYQDTRGFELTLRKNRGPWVQGFVNYTYEVTTAGNFGFGTYYENPAEQRRYERETRSHYQEKPVPRPYSRANVDFFTPPEFGPKVLGLSVLGDWRLNVLAVWRSGYHFTWTGGGTIPGIQYNVQWRDYYNVDLRLTKNFRLGFANLELFVDVYNVFNIKYMTNYGFVDGKDYEAYMKSLHLPAGIGNRLAYGNIPGNDRPGDFRKDGVKFQPMEFVADMKDVSRLNPKVIYYDKSRDNFFECIGGQWVMVPEPKIRKLLDEKAHIDMPNQQYFTFLHPRDVYWGIRLWVNY